The Rhodamnia argentea isolate NSW1041297 chromosome 10, ASM2092103v1, whole genome shotgun sequence sequence TTCAATGAAACAACGATAAACTGCaatataaataaaacaaaaaaatcaaaatcaagacaGGTTGCAGAGAATAGAGTAAATAGCGATGGCAATGATATCTGCTGCAATCTGAgctttgattctcaaaagtgcATTATGCTCTGCAAACGAGttttctttccatttatttGTCCTACTAGATAAAAGGCTATGTTTGAGAGCCCATGAAGCGGACCTGACTTAGTAGAAAGACGCTTGATTTTCCATatgtatatgtgtatatatgtaAACATTATTCACTATGCCCATAAAATTCTGCAAAGTGTtgtgttattttcattattgatccGAAACGTTCTTATTTCCAATCTAAACTTTCTGTTCCATAATCTCCATTATTTATCTGAATTATTTACCAATGCAAACAGAATTCAATTTGCCCCCATTCAATCATTGATCTTGACAAACAAATTTAATGTGCATGCCATACACCCTTTCCTACAACAAATTCAGATTCTCTCAGCAAATACTTAAGTTTTCCTTTAAGTAGTGGTAAAGTAAGTGACTCCCACTGTTATTCCATAAATATTAACGCTTGTGGCTATGTTCATGTATAAAGGATCCAGATAGAATGCGATTAACTTCCGATTTTCACCTAGACACCAGACTGAACCTGCAATAGCCCAAATCATCTAAGCCACCTATAATGAGCATTCAGGTTGTCCTCATAATTCTCATGCACGTTATGCTTGTCTTTTACCAAGAAGTTTATGTACCTGGGAATGAGGAAAATGAGTTTTAATCATCCTTCCTATGTTCTGCGTGTGACTTAAATCAAGTGCTGCATCAACCTGTCAGGTATCATCATTTGCAGATCATCAACAATGAAGAGACcaaatgcatatgaaattgtgTCCTGTAACAAAACCTCATACCTCATCTAGTATATACAGAGGAGCTGGTTTGAAGAGAAGCAGTGCAAGGATCAGAGAAAGAGCAAGTAGAGATCGTTGCCCTCCACTCAGTTCTGACAGGGACTGCTTCCAGACACTGCCAAATGCAACACGGACCTCAAGCCCATCTAAGAAGCTGCATCCTTCTGGAGGCTCAAGCTTTGCTGATGTGCCAGGTAACAGGGTAGAAAATATTGATCCAAAGTCACTGAGAAGGAAATGTTGACAACAAATAAGGAACATTAAGAGAATAAGATATATCTTAAACCATAAAACTATAGAAAACCCACAAGTAGCATGAAGGAACTTACTTATTAACCTTAACCCAAGTAACTTTTagtgtttccttcttcttctcatctAGTTCTTCAATAACCTTCTTTATCTTTGATTTATCATTCTGCCAAGGCCAGCCACAACATATTAGAGTAAGAAGCAATCCAAAACAAAAGCATAATCTGGCAGATAGACAGCAACTGACCTCAATAATGTTTTTCTTGGACATCAACCCATTATATTCATCTTCTGCTTTCTCAAACATTGCCATAACTTTCTTGTTTACTCTTTTTTCAAGCCTTCAGAAACCGAAAGATGCATACGCAATCAATTTTTGAACTTAGTGTAGACAAGAGACACTAACGTTTCCGATGAAGGAAAGAAATGCAATtgcaaagaacagaaaaattgaGAGTACAAATTGAATAACTCACCCGGATTGCTCAGCTTGTAATTTCTCCAGTTCTTCCCTTGCTTTATATGGATCACGAGAAGCAAAATCATAATCAGTTCCACTTCTTCCAAAGACCTGCCGCTCAGAAGCAATCCAAGCATGCTTCTCAATCAATTTTTCGACCTTCAGAGAACAATCTTTCTGTTCCATTTCCATACGCTTTACCTAATGCAGGGAGTGAAAGACAGGCTCTTTAGTATCCACAATGGTTAATCTTTAGCCCAAGAGAAGCTGTTTGCACTTTACCTcattttccatcttcttcttctcaagaTTTGTCTCGCTAAGTGCAGCTTGAAGTTTTTGCTGCTCCTTAACAAAGCATCTTATCTGGGTATCACATTCCTTCAGCTTCTGCCGGATTTGATTAAGCTCCACCTGGGCCTGTTCATGAGTCTTCCTTATAGAAGTAACCTGCAGAAGAAGATATGAGTTGCCACTCTAAACAGCTTTAGAATTTCCAGAAAGTATTCTTTTGTTACCTTGGATTTCTGTTCCTCTACATCAGAAGCTATAGCATTGATTTGACTTTGTAAAGAAGCTAGTTCACCTTCCAAAGAAGCACATTCCTGTACGACTGCTTCCATTTTCATGATGAgcctctccctttcattttcatgCCCCTATTAACAGGCATGGTTAAAGACGAAGCATTCAGTCCCTAAGCTAGGAGGAACAAGATGAAGAGTCCATATTATTGATTTAAATGCTGATAGCATTATTATCGCATTGTCTTTTCCAATAAACACAGCAATTGCACACAAAATCTTGTGCCATCTAGAAACACTCAATTATACGGATGTTTTCTTTCCGAAATAATAGAATTCTAGGCCGTCACAGGTAATCTGATGCCCAGAATTTCGTGAATCCATATTGTGAAGGTCAAAAGAATAAAGCCCACCTTTAAATCCTTTGACACCGATTGCATCTGAGCTtttattgcattgatactaTTTTGCAAGTCCTTGAGCCTGCCTTCCCGATTATTTGAATGCTCTATGATAGATTTCTCAAGCGATGACACTGTAGCAGCACAGTTCTCATACaatatttgcttttctttggcTGCAGTCTTCGATTCTTCAAGTTCCTGCTCAATCTTCTTCACTAATTCACCAAGCTACAATGCACATAAAAATCACAATTTGCAAGATTAGAAATATAGgtttcatctttcttttgctCTGATTAGAAATATAGGTCTCATCATACAAATAACAACATTATTTCCAAAAAAGCAGAGAAAAGAACCTTATGATGCTGATTCTGCTCAGCCCTGCTCTTAAATAAAGAAAGGTCATAGGACTTCAGCTCTAACTGCTTTTTGAGATCCAGGAACTTCTTTTGACGCGGCAACAACTCGGTAATCTGTAGTTAATGTTAGATAATGAGAAAAGCTAAATAGGCACAAGCATAAAACTTATTTGATTTGGGTTATATGCACAAATAAAAGCCAGGGAAAGAAGATAGCAGAATGGTATGTATTGAATCATCAGAACAAGATCTGCTCCGATGAAATAGTGCTATCCTCtttcaaaaagaaagtgaagaaaaatataattgaaattcCAAGTTTACTGCAGCTTTTGTGACACTCCTCacatttttactaaattttCCTAGTTCCAAGGACAACATGGACCACTATTGGGGTTTCAAAATCCCACATAGAATCTCTTGCACTTATTCAAAAGTCGGGTTTGCCCTAACATTATGAACCCTTGACAATTACAAGTGCTACAGGAAGGAATTGTCTTCTACTCTCATGTAGAAATGCTAAAGAGGTATTCAAGGTCTACCTTGGCTTCGATCGCCAAGAGTCGATTCTGATGTATAACAAGTTTTGACTCAGCCTCGGCCAAATCACGAAGTTGGCTCAATAGCTCTCCTCCACCCCTGTACCACACAATGATGTTAGGATGTGGCAGTGCTCttccaaaaagaaataacaTCGCATATTTGACGCATTGTAGCAGAAAGCATCATCCATGCACAATAAAATAACGAAAATAAGCAGACTAGGAAGTTACTTGCGGCTTCCACCGGTTAAGAGACCACTTGGCTGAAATATATCACCTTCAAGAGTGACACTTGGAGTATGAATCTCCCTATTAAAAGCTACCTGTGAAGCATGCAAGATGTAAAGACCATATTCCAAATATCCTACAATAAATCAATGTTTCTTTCAGGGAAGTACAGGGTACCGACTACCAATagacaaaaaagtcaaaaatgaATTTGAGGCACCAGCTTTCTCTATTCATTAGAGTCGGCAGTCTcatatttgatgaacaaattagGGGTCCATTTTATGAAACCACTGAAAAACGAACAACAGTATATCTCTTCTACTTGAACCATGATCAGAATACATCTAGAAAACATATTTCGAAAAGAATGATTCCTGCCTTCAGAAATTATGTTCTATAAAATTGTATGAAAGGACAGTAACCACTCAATGAGGCCATGATAAATAATCAAGTTCATTGTGCCTTTCAATTTGGGTTGCCATAACATACCTCTTTTGCAGCATCCATCGTTTTGCAGACAAAACTTGATCCAAAGACATACTCCATTGCTCTCTGCAATAAAAATCAATGCCCTTAAAGCAACTGATGAAGTGCCACAAACAAAACCCTCTTGATAACAACTGACAGATCAAAATCATTAATGAAATTAATGGTCTATAATGAGCATGTGCATAAGCACCTTCAATTCCTTGTCATAATCAACTAAAGAAAGTGCCAGTTCTGCATTCTCCTTGCCAACCTGAAAATGCAGAATTTATCTTCATTAATGACCTAGACAGACATAAATACCTTGATAGATAAGCTTGTATTGCATAGATTTACTCAAACGGTGACTGACCACTCTGGCAGCAGCATGCTGAACGCTAGGTGACACCAAATTGGGCTGGATTTTATTTAAAGGTATGAAAGTTACTCTTCTTTGAAGATTTCCATTTTGTAGCAGTTGTTTTCCCGTCTGTTCCGTATCAACAGCAACATTATACAACTTTCCGCCAGCTGCGGCCTGCAAACATTCCGATGTTTGAATTGATACGTTCTGTAAAACTGAGAACTTCCGAAGAAGATGCCACTATACTATTATACAGATCCCACCTCTAAGGCAATCATTGTTAAGCTATCCTTCACTTTGAATAATCTTGCAACCACACCTTTCACTTTTGATCGATCGAAATTCTTGATGGGATCACgatatgaaaaattaacatttgCTAACTGTGCTGAAAGAATCCGTATGTCTTCTTTCAACTTTTGCACCACCTCCAACTCTAGTGCACGGTCCTGGAAGCCGTTCAcagtcaaaagaagaaaaaaattgaggagACTCATTTCAAGATACCAAAGGAAGACACGGAACTAGTAAGAAGAATTCACAGACCTTTTGAAGAGCTTCCATCTCCCCCTCCTTATAAGGAACAGATTCTAACgctttttgaacattttcaacGTCTCTTATTCTACTATTAAGTTCATTCTCTACAGCAACAGCTTCTTCATTCTTTGACAATAGTTGCCTCCTTTTCTCCTTCAGCTCTTTTTCCC is a genomic window containing:
- the LOC115742664 gene encoding structural maintenance of chromosomes protein 2-1 — translated: MHIKEICLEGFKSYATRTIVPGFDPFFNAITGLNGSGKSNILDSICFVLGITNLQQVRAANLQELVYKQGQAGITKATVSIVFDNSDRSRSPLGYEDHSEITVTRQIVVGGRNKYLINGKLAQPSQVQNLFHSVQLNVNNPHFLIMQGRITKVLNMKPPEILSMLEEAAGTRMYETKKEAALKTLEKKQIKVDEINKLLDKEILPALEKLRKERMQYMQWANGNAELDRLKRFCIAYDYIQAEKISENAVSGLEQMKAKISELDENKVKMQAESQELEKKISALTAQKEASMGGEVKVMSDKVDALARDLVREVSILNNKNDTLQTEKKNSDKILSNIEDLKHSVEESASAVKRAEEGTVGLRSKYDELLKNLDEQESDYQGILAGKSSGNEEKCLEDQLSDAKVAVGRADTELKQLITKIAHWEKELKEKRRQLLSKNEEAVAVENELNSRIRDVENVQKALESVPYKEGEMEALQKDRALELEVVQKLKEDIRILSAQLANVNFSYRDPIKNFDRSKVKGVVARLFKVKDSLTMIALEAAAGGKLYNVAVDTEQTGKQLLQNGNLQRRVTFIPLNKIQPNLVSPSVQHAAARVVGKENAELALSLVDYDKELKRAMEYVFGSSFVCKTMDAAKEVAFNREIHTPSVTLEGDIFQPSGLLTGGSRKGGGELLSQLRDLAEAESKLVIHQNRLLAIEAKITELLPRQKKFLDLKKQLELKSYDLSLFKSRAEQNQHHKLGELVKKIEQELEESKTAAKEKQILYENCAATVSSLEKSIIEHSNNREGRLKDLQNSINAIKAQMQSVSKDLKGHENERERLIMKMEAVVQECASLEGELASLQSQINAIASDVEEQKSKVTSIRKTHEQAQVELNQIRQKLKECDTQIRCFVKEQQKLQAALSETNLEKKKMENEVKRMEMEQKDCSLKVEKLIEKHAWIASERQVFGRSGTDYDFASRDPYKAREELEKLQAEQSGLEKRVNKKVMAMFEKAEDEYNGLMSKKNIIENDKSKIKKVIEELDEKKKETLKVTWVKVNNDFGSIFSTLLPGTSAKLEPPEGCSFLDGLEVRVAFGSVWKQSLSELSGGQRSLLALSLILALLLFKPAPLYILDEVDAALDLSHTQNIGRMIKTHFPHSQFIVVSLKEGMFNNANVLFRTKFVDGVSTVQRTVASKQSK